A section of the Phaseolus vulgaris cultivar G19833 chromosome 8, P. vulgaris v2.0, whole genome shotgun sequence genome encodes:
- the LOC137824083 gene encoding nuclear pore complex protein NUP133 encodes MFSCGAKKSNARVRRDQARGSPVPDFPVTPARASFNDTAVPNRPSSGTPAPWAPRLSVLARVPQVNRSGKGDDADLTKPVFVGEFPQVVRDEQNILLHKRIPVEDRACGGIDKSTSLAWIICGNRVYLWSYLSPASSMKCVILEIPLNEADVSRNDAGSWILRVVNCDVASVGRNEVAKQCNSAAVVLCNCQTRAVIYWPDIYSQPLAPVTSRASSSELGAVFTPDGKASFNRQRRQSKLASGLSGLFMFNSMIASTVPNRKFACVALACSSSGELWQFQCTPTGIHRRKVFENITHFHPQRGESVQTVSNVGYPRSLTWGFPHYSTREANRQFLVLTDHEIQCFRVEFDSDIPVSKLWSQEIVGTDAEVGIKKDLAGQKRIWPLDMQVDDHGKVITILVATFCNDRISSSSYMQYSLLTMQYKSVLGSETTNDKVLEKKAPIEVIIPKARVEDEDSLFSMRLRIGGNPSGSTVIISGDGTATVSHYYRNSTRLYKFDLPYDAGKVLDASILPSADDYEEGAWVVLTEKAGIWAIPEKAVILGGVEPPERSLSRKGSSNERSAQEEIRNLTFAGNVAPRRVSSEAWSAGDKQRTVLSGIGRRTAQDEESEALLNNLFNEFLSSGQIDRSLEKLETSGSFERDGETNVFVRMSKSIIDTLAKHWTTTRGAEILAMAVVSTQLLEKKQKHEKFLHFLALSKCHEELCSKQRHALQIILEHGEKLSAMIQLRELQNMISQNRSTNVDSSKSSSDIQMSGALWDMIQLVGERARRNTVLLMDRDNAEVFYSKVSDLEDLFYCLDKELEYVIRPEHPLAIQIQRACELSTACVTIIRTCFNYKNENRLWYPPPEGLTPWYCQPIVRTGIWSVASVLLHLLNETSGLNKTTKLDLYNNLEALAEVLLEAYSGAVTAKNECGEEHRGLLNEYWERRDTLLESLYQKVKEFEDAQKDSFEVAGEHNDETIMKLTSQLLSIAKRHGCYKVMWTVCCDVNDSELLRNIMHESLGPNGGFSYYVFKRLHESRQFSQLLRLGEEFPEELSLFLREYLDLQWLHDLFLHQFSSATESLHTLALTQNMQSNPVAEEEGEQECTKMKLKLTDRKNLLYLSKIAAFAAGKDAGTQVKVDRIEADLKILKLQEEVMKRSPSIEDTQLVEDELLHPEDLIKLCLESEDQELSLWAFDVFAWTSSSFRKIHRKLLEDCWKKAASQDDWSEFHDSYRAEGWSDQEILQNLKNTTLFQASSRCYGSQSETFEEGFDQVLPLRQENMETSILGDMGSSVETILMQHKDFPVAGKLMLMAIMLGSEHGCDMRIEEGPSPMD; translated from the exons ATGTTTTCTTGCGGAGCGAAGAAGAGCAATGCTCGCGTTAGGAGAGACCAAGCTCGCGGTTCGCCGGTGCCAGATTTTCCGGTCACTCCTGCGCGAGCCTCTTTCAACGACACCGCCGTTCCCAATCGCCCTAGCTCCGGCACTCCCGCTCCTTGGGCTCCTCGTTTATCTGTCCTTGCCAG GGTTCCCCAGGTCAACCGAAGTGGAAAAGGAGACGACGCTGATCTTACCAAACCTGTTTTCGTCGGCGAGTTTCCGCAAGTGGTTCGAGATGAGCAGAACATTTTGCTGCACAAGCGAATTCCCG TTGAAGATCGCGCGTGTGGTGGGATTGACAAGAGCACGTCACTCGCTTGGATTATCTGCGGGAACAGGGTCTACCTTTGGAGTTATCTGTCCCCCGCATCCTCCATGAAATGTGTGATCCTTGAAATTCCTCTGAATGAGGCTGATGTTAGCAGAAATGACGCTGGTAGTTGGATACTTCGTGTTGTTAATTGTGATGTCGCGTCTGTGGGAAGGAATGAGGTTGCCAAACAGTGCAACTCTGCTGCTGTAGTTTTGTGTAATTGTCAAACTCGGGCTGTTATTTATTGGCCTGACATTTATTCTCAGCCGCTTGCTCCGGTAACTAGTCGAGCATCTTCTAGTGAGCTGGGCGCTGTTTTTACTCCTGATGGGAAAGCTTCCTTCAACAGGCAGCGGCGTCAAAGTAAGCTAGCAAGTGGTTTGAGTGGATTGTTCATGTTTAACTCTATGATTGCTTCTACTGTTCCCAATCGTAAGTTTGCATGTGTTGCCCTTGCGTGTAGCTCAAGTGGTGAGCTCTGGCAGTTTCAATGCACTCCTACTGGCATTCACCGAAGGAAAGTGTTTGAAAATATTACTCATTTCCATCCTCAACGGGGTGAATCAGTTCAAACTGTGAGCAATGTCGGGTACCCAAGGTCTCTGACTTGGGGTTTCCCGCATTATTCTACTCGGGAAGCAAATAGGCAGTTCCTGGTGTTGACAGACCATGAGATACAGTGTTTCAGAGTAGAGTTTGATTCTGATATACCTGTTTCAAAGCTTTGGTCTCAGGAAATTGTTGGAACAGATGCTGAGGTTGGCATTAAGAAGGATCTGGCTGGTCAAAAGAGAATATGGCCTCTTGATATGCAAGTAGATGATCATGGTAAGGTCATTACCATTCTTGTTGCAACCTTCTGCAATGACCGGATTAGCAGTTCAAGCTACATGCAGTATTCTCTCCTGACCATGCAATATAAATCAGTGCTGGGTTCAGAGACAACAAATGACAAGGTTTTGGAGAAAAAAGCCCCTATCGAGGTGATAATACCAAAAGCTAGAGTTGAAGATGAGGATTCCTTGTTTTCCATGAGGCTTCGAATAGGGGGCAATCCTTCAGGGTCTACAGTCATAATATCTGGAGATGGAACAGCAACTGTCTCCCATTATTATAGGAACTCTACACGACTCTATAAGTTTGATTTACCCTACGATGCTGGTAAAGTGCTAGATGCTTCAATCCTTCCTTCTGCAGATGATTATGAAGAAGGTGCATGGGTGGTATTAACAGAGAAAGCAGGAATATGGGCAATACCAGAGAAAGCTGTCATTCTTGGAGGGGTGGAACCACCTGAGAGAAGCTTATCTCGGAAAGGCAGCTCTAATGAAAGATCTGCACAAGAAGAGATAAGAAATCTTACATTTGCAGGTAATGTTGCTCCCAGAAGGGTTAGCTCTGAAGCATGGAGTGCTGGAGATAAACAGAGGACGGTTTTGAGTGGGATTGGACGTCGTACTGCACAAGATGAAGAATCAGAAGCTTTGTTGAATAATCTTTTCAATGAATTTTTATCATCTGGTCAAATTGATAGGTCTCTTGAAAAGCTAGAAACTTCTGGTTCATTTGAAAGGGATGGGGAAACCAATGTTTTTGTTCGGATGAGCAAATCGATTATAGACACCCTAGCTAAACACTGGACAACTACCAGAGGTGCAGAGATTTTAGCCATGGCTGTTGTTTCCACCCAACTCTTAGAAAAGAAGCAGAAACATGAAAAGTTCCTTCACTTTCTTGCCTTGTCCAAATGCCACGAGGAGCTGTGTTCTAAGCAGA GACATGCCttacaaattattttagagCATGGTGAAAAGTTATCTGCAATGATTCAGCTGAGGGAGCTTCAAAATATGATCAGCCAAAATCGATCAACTAATGTTGACTCCTCAAAATCTAGTTCTGACATTCAGATGTCAGGTGCCCTTTGGGATATGATACAGTTAGTTGGTGAGAGAGCTCGTCGAAACACTGTCCTTCTGATGGATAGAGACAACGCTGAAGTGTTCTACAGTAAGGTTTCAGATCTTGAAGATCTCTTCTACTGCTTAGATAAAGAGTTAGAGTATGTAATAAGACCAGAGCACCCGTTAGCAATCCAGATCCAGAGGGCATGTGAACTCTCTACTGCATGTGTTACCATAATTAGGACATGCTTCAACTATAAGAATGAGAACAGATTGTGGTATCCTCCACCTGAGGGTTTAACACCTTGGTATTGTCAACCTATTGTACGGACTGGGATTTGGAGTGTTGCATCTGTCCTGCTTCACTTGTTAAATGAAACATCTGGACTTAATAAAACCACAAAATTAGACTTGTATAATAATTTGGAAGCACTCGCTGAAGTTCTACTTGAGGCATATTCTGGTGCCGTTACAGCGAAGAATGAGTGTGGAGAAGAACACAGAGGTCTGTTAAATGAATATTGGGAGAGGCGAGACACCCTTCTTGAATCTCTATATCAGAAAGTTAAAGAATTTGAAGATGCTCAGAag GATTCGTTTGAAGTAGCTGGAGAGCATAATGACGAGACCATAATGAAGCTTACTTCACAACTGCTATCAATTGCTAAACGGCATGGATGTTACAAAGTTATGTGGACAGTTTGTTGCGATGTGAATGATTCAGAATTACTGAGAAATATTATG CATGAAAGCCTGGGACCTAATGGGGGATTTAGTTACTATGTCTTTAAGAGACTCCATGAAAGCAGACAATTTTCTCAACTTTTAAGGCTAGGGGAAGAATTTCCCGAAGAGCTATCCCTTTTCCTGAGGGAGTATCTAGATCTTCAATGGCTTCATGATTTGTTCCTTCATCAATTTTCCTCTGCTACAGAATCACTTCATACATTGGCGCTCACACAAAACATGCAATCTAATCCAGTCGCAGAAGAGGAAGGAGAACAGGAGTGTACGAAGATGAAACTAAAATTGACTGACAGAAAAAATCTTTTATATCTATCTAAGATTGCTGCCTTTGCAG CTGGTAAAGATGCCGGTACTCAAGTCAAGGTCGACCGCATCGAGGCTGATTTGAAGATTCTAAAATTACAG GAGGAAGTAATGAAACGATCTCCTTCCATTGAGGATACGCAACTAGTTGAAGACGAGCTGCTTCATCCTGAAGACTTGATTAAACTGTGTCTGGAAAGCGAAGATCAAGAGCTCTCACTGTGGGCCTTTGACGTTTTTGCATGGACTAGTTCCTCTTTTCGGAAGATCCACAGAAAACTTTTGGAGGATTGTTGGAAAAAAGCTGCTAGTCAGGATGATTGGAGTGAATTCCACGATTCCTACAGAGCTGAAGGATGGAGTGACCAGGAAATCCTgcaaaacttgaaaaatacaacaCTTTTCCAGGCTTCAAGTAGGTGTTATGGATCTCAAAGTGAAACATTTGAAGAAGGGTTTGATCAAGTATTGCCCTTGAGGCAAGAAAACATGGAGACTTCTATTTTGGGCGATATGGGTAGTTCAGTTGAAACAATATTGATGCAGCACAAGGATTTTCCAGTTGCTGGCAAACTTATGCTAATGGCGATAATGCTTGGTAGCGAGCATGGTTGTGACATGAGAATCGAAGAAGGGCCTTCCCCAATGGATTAA